A single genomic interval of Zingiber officinale cultivar Zhangliang chromosome 4A, Zo_v1.1, whole genome shotgun sequence harbors:
- the LOC121969921 gene encoding germin-like protein subfamily 2 member 2 codes for MPSTNSSLFLCLFLAATSLNLIIAADPDMLQDLCVADLNSAVRVNGFPCKPATNVTASDFFFAGLAHPGATNTTMGSVVTAANVERIPGLNTLGVSLSRVDYAPGGLNPPHVHPRATEIVFVLTGEIEVGFVTTANRVVGRRIGQGEVFVFPRGLVHWQRNVGSTPAAAIAAFNSQLPGTLGVAAALFASEPPVADEVLERAFQIGAGEVRRIRRRLAPH; via the exons ATGCCCTCCACCAAttcctccctcttcctctgcCTATTCCTCGCGGCCACCTCGTTAAACCTCATCATTGCCGCCGACCCTGATATGCTTCAAGACCTCTGCGTCGCCGATCTCAACTCCG CTGTGAGGGTTAACGGGTTCCCGTGCAAACCGGCGACGAATGTGACGGCGTCCGACTTCTTCTTTGCTGGCCTGGCCCATCCCGGCGCAACCAACACCACAATGGGTTCGGTGGTTACGGCGGCCAACGTGGAGCGGATCCCTGGCCTCAACACCCTTGGCGTCTCACTGTCGCGCGTTGACTACGCCCCGGGAGGGCTCAACCCGCCTCACGTCCACCCTCGCGCCACCGAGATTGTCTTCGTCCTCACGGGGGAGATAGAGGTAGGATTCGTGACAACGGCGAACAGGGTGGTGGGGAGGAGGATCGGGCAGGGGGAGGTGTTCGTCTTTCCGCGGGGGCTAGTCCACTGGCAGCGGAACGTGGGATCGACGCCCGCAGCAGCGATCGCGGCTTTTAATAGTCAGCTGCCGGGGACTCTGGGCGTGGCGGCGGCGCTGTTCGCTTCGGAGCCGCCGGTGGCGGACGAGGTGCTGGAGAGGGCGTTTCAGATCGGAGCAGGGGAGGTTAGGCGGATTAGAAGACGCCTCGCGCCCCATTAG